The Natronosporangium hydrolyticum nucleotide sequence ACCGTAAAAGACAGCGGAGCGATGCGGTTTCCCCACACCCCGGGGCGGCATCTGCGGGGCGCCGCGTTCGTCCGAGGGCTGGTGGCGGGCGCCCCGTTCAACGCGGTCGCCAGCCACCTCGGCACCGACCCGGCCGAACGGCCCGGGCATGCCCGGTTACTGGCGGAGGCGATCGCCGAGCGATCGGACCCGGTGCTACTCGGCGTGGACATCAATGAGGAGCCCGGCGGGCCGAGTTGGCAGGCGCTGCTGACCGGTCGGCTGCGGGACCCGGCCGGGGCACAGCCGGCGGCGCCGACCTTCCCCGCCGGGCGGCCGAGCCGACGCATCGACGCGGTCCTGGTCGACGAGCGGCTCACGGTGGACTCCTACGCCGTGGTCGACACCCCCGCGGTACGCCAGGCGAGCGACCACCTGCCGGTCGTGGCCGACCTGCAGTTCTAG carries:
- a CDS encoding endonuclease/exonuclease/phosphatase family protein — encoded protein: MMAPRHGHHLRVISYNVHGLRDDLAALHHAIKDLAPDVLLLQEAPRRLRWRHKCAALAHSLGLVVAAGGQPALGNLILVDLRVTVKDSGAMRFPHTPGRHLRGAAFVRGLVAGAPFNAVASHLGTDPAERPGHARLLAEAIAERSDPVLLGVDINEEPGGPSWQALLTGRLRDPAGAQPAAPTFPAGRPSRRIDAVLVDERLTVDSYAVVDTPAVRQASDHLPVVADLQF